A genomic window from Oscillospiraceae bacterium includes:
- a CDS encoding inorganic pyrophosphatase — translation MNDEFWKALDKLVNESEIIIDRPKGTAHPRYPEFIYKIDYGYLKNTSSMDKGGIDIWVGTDKEQKNDAIICTVDIIKRDSENKILIGCTESEKETIYQIHNETDFMKGILIRRE, via the coding sequence ATGAACGACGAATTCTGGAAAGCATTAGATAAATTGGTAAATGAATCAGAAATAATAATAGACCGTCCGAAAGGTACTGCTCATCCGAGATATCCTGAATTTATATATAAAATTGATTACGGCTATTTGAAAAATACCTCTTCAATGGATAAAGGTGGTATTGACATTTGGGTTGGTACGGATAAAGAGCAAAAAAACGATGCTATCATCTGTACTGTAGATATAATTAAACGCGATTCGGAAAATAAAATACTGATCGGTTGTACCGAAAGCGAAAAAGAAACTATCTATCAAATACATAATGAAACAGATTTTATGAAAGGTATACTTATACGTAGAGAATAA